A genome region from Purpureocillium takamizusanense chromosome 8, complete sequence includes the following:
- the rtf2 gene encoding Replication termination factor 2 (COG:S~EggNog:ENOG503NYBP): protein MGNDGGSIPTRRELVKNASRAPTVSELKATALESLSHAWTHCALNGDSLDLESVVSDWRGRLYNYEAILNGLMPTDEPAEVTPASLGITSLRDVQKLKFSKSGDKWACPISMKEMGPSTKAVYLVPCGHVFAAVAINEIQENTCPECSEAFERENVISILPVMEKENKRLEKRIEDLRAKGLTHSLKKDKSEKKKKKRKGEEMNGNGVAKDQLGTSGEAKASKELDTRISGINNPMAASLTAKVLAEQDEMNKRRKVAAGGASRKAEVARS, encoded by the coding sequence ATGGGTAATGATGGGGGCTCCATCCCCACCAGACGCGAACTCGTCAAGAATGCGTCTCGCGCGCCGACCGTCTCCGAGCTGAAGGCGACAGCGCTCGAGTCTCTCTCGCATGCGTGGACACATTGCGCACTTAACGGAGATAGTCTTGATTTGGAATCAGTTGTGTCGGACTGGCGCGGCCGCCTTTACAACTATGAGGCGATCCTTAACGGCCTCATGCCCACCGATGAACCGGCAGAGGTCACTCCAGCATCTCTCGGCATCACCTCTTTACGGGATGTACAAAAGCTGAAGTTCTCGAAAAGCGGCGACAAATGGGCGTGCCCTATCTCGATGAAGGAGATGGGCCCGTCAACAAAAGCGGTCTATCTGGTTCCTTGTGGCCACGTTTTCGCGGCAGTTGCCATCAACGAGATCCAGGAGAACACTTGCCCGGAATGTTCAGAAGCCTTCGAGCGCGAAAACGTCATATCGATCCTGCCCGTAATGGAGAAAGAGAACAAGCGACTCGAGAAGAGGATAGAGGATTTGAGGGCGAAAGGTCTGACACACTCTTTAAAGAAGGACAAGTcggaaaagaagaagaagaagcgcaagggcgAAGAGATGAATGGAAATGGTGTTGCGAAAGACCAGCTTGGCACATCTGGCGAGGCGAAGGCGAGCAAGGAGCTTGATACCAGGATTAGCGGCATCAACAACCCAATGGCGGCATCGCTGACGGCCAAGGTTCTTGCTGAACAAGACGAGATGAACAAAAGACGCAAGGTAGCGGCGGGGGGTGCATCGAGAAAAGCCGAGGTTGCTCGTAGCTGA
- a CDS encoding uncharacterized protein (COG:S~EggNog:ENOG503P3FF) codes for MRGLQASAGRKGSRKVRTGCVTCKIRKVKCDEAKPSCQRCTTTGRRCDGYVTQGSRHQSTIRHAIPIVRPESSSSRRAFDFYHSHAAHVLRGISEGDFWDGVVLQLSLREPSVRHAVLAVSGFLECATSTEPASSLSAQRNFAYGEYSKAIHALRKWDARGRAPDIPLLVCVLFICIEFLLDRDHEVQLHVCQGRNILHSVPKSISSDFLLIKNDLVPIYTRLSLTGFLFGSRPAPIPDHLRGTDDVQAGFTSLEQARYSLCQILDHGLRFTIRGRPAAYSPSPNVEELNLLAAEQQSLLTRLSDWRVAFVVLAASPKRAPSIDKDLLQIYLNTAVVWISTALQPFETAYDAHTPAFASIIADASAVLNSFDARSKFPLFTFETELIAPLYWTAIKCRHPHLRRAAVGLLMRDELRNRRENMWSGKEAIVVARRVIELEEAPGDAVCSSTTPDLVGGGLDLDPSTHPSTHETVHLRRPASNMVIPLSHPPTVAKVFPPMAGLTEEHCNDMEATSPAASMPRMPERVQDVGVQTTLPPSKGLDVHPPYGMVESRRIKNILIEPRQPGGVWVSTFRDLEDGKGHWHIDREFLAM; via the exons ATGCGTGGGCTCCAGGCATCTGCTGGTCGCAAGGGGTCGCGCAAGGTTCGCACCGGATGCGTGACGTGCAA GATTCGCAAAGTCAAGTGCGACGAAGCAAAGCCAAGCTGTCAGAGGTGTACCACCACGGGTCGCAGATGCGACGGCTACGTCACGCAGGGCTCTCGTCATCAATCCACAATCCGGCATGCCATCCCCATCGTCCGACCCGAGTCCTCCAGCAGTCGCCGCGCCTTCGACTTCTATCAcagccacgccgcccatgtACTTCGGGGGATCAGTGAGGGCGACTTCTGGGATGGTGTGGTCTTACAATTGAGCCTCAGAGAACCGAGCGTGCGGCATGCGGTCCTCGCCGTGAGCGGCTTCCTGGAGTGCGCCACGTCCACCGAGCCAGCCTCGAGCCTTTCTGCGCAAAGAAACTTCGCATATGGCGAGTATAGCAAAGCTATACATGCGCTCCGGAAATGGGACGCACGCGGTCGCGCGCCCGATATACCTCTTCTCGTCTGTGTGTTGTTCATCTGCATCGAGTTTCTGCTAGACCGCGACCACGAGGTCCAACTACACGTATGTCAAGGACGCAACATCCTACATAGCGTCCCCAAGTCTATCTCATCAGACTTCTTGCTAATAAAGAACGACCTGGTTCCCATCTACACGCGCCTCAGCCTGACGGGCTTTCTTTTCGGCAGTCGGCCAGCTCCCATCCCCGACCACCTCAGAGGTACAGACGATGTCCAAGCCGGCTTTACATCCTTGGAACAAGCCAGATACTCCCTGTGTCAGATCTTGGACCACGGGCTGCGTTTCACTATACGCGGTCGACCCGCCGCCTATTCGCCATCGCCGAACGTGGAGGAGCTGAACCTCCTTGCAGCTGAGCAACAGAGTCTATTGACTCGTTTGTCGGACTGGCGAGTTGCTTTTGTGGTCCTCGCAGCATCGCCAAAACGAGCCCCTTCCATTGACAAGGACTTGCTCCAAATTTACCTCAATACGGCTGTCGTTTGGATCTCTACGGCACTGCAGCCCTTTGAGACTGCATACGATGCTCACACACCCGCATTTGCGTCCATCATCGCCGATGCGTCGGCTGTATTGAACAGTTTTGACGCACGTTCAAAGTTCCCACTCTTCACGTTCGAGACGGAGCTCATCGCACCGCTGTACTGGACAGCCATCAAGTGTCGGCACCCGCACCTTCGACGAGCGGCCGTTGGCTTGCTCATGCGTGATGAGCTGCGAAATCGTCGAGAGAACATGTGGTCAGGAAAAGAGGCAATCGTTGTTGCGAGGAGGGTGATTGAGCTGGAAGAGGCCCCGGGTGACGCAGTCTGTTCTAGCACAACACCAGACTTGGTGGGCGGTGGtctcgacctcgaccccAGCACACATCCTTCGACACACGAGACTGTCCATCTCCGCCGACCTGCTAGCAACATGGTGATTCCCCTATCTCACCCCCCCACTGTGGCCAAGGTGTTCCCGCCGATGGCTGGGCTGACGGAGGAGCATTGTAACGATATGGAGGCAACTTCGCCGGCTGCTTCTATGCCACGAATGCCCGAAAGGGTACAGGACGTCGGAGTTCAAACCACCCTACCGCCATCGAAAGGCCTCGACGTGCATCCACCGTATGGGATGGTCGAGAGCCGACGCATCAAAAACATTCTGATCGAGCCTCGACAGCCGGGCGGCGTCTGGGTGAGCACGTTTCGGGACTTGGAGGACGGCAAGGGGCATTGGCACATTGATCGGGAATTCCTGGCTATGTGA
- a CDS encoding uncharacterized protein (COG:S~EggNog:ENOG503PDZ9), translated as MAEQTPNPGIRASDPSRIPLHLRRQNLQLCDKNAPWGTDSDALQNRKRFPESLHFNPATFRLRSRTESTRSSISSAHVPDSATTCSVSTLASPLSSSYASDLQERFASHCIDSSRPSSRIRHRHQPSSATTCSTYINDDNEAPILVGYPDVGEKLKGLRDVGGELDSAIQTPSVHHLEDPFVKEEGDVAVEDAPEWSQTLDQCASPGPSDVASVVSDDFSAEDVDAMLDFALQSVYGIELREASAPTAVIRQLASNFLTDLGQHIWQNASDTRAAHTMSTASSSTTPSQGTAGEPSQGKRKKTAGNEDGGEEYSDGEGSGFGPSKRLRPSPREEENLRLSCPFRKRNPHRFNVRDHHSCAMTYFPKFAELRQHIVKQHKRDDPSAFVCDRCTRDFPSRKELRDHQRQPKEHMCDISDHDPESGIDGPTAIKLVSRKRASGTSPEVQWREIWNILFPDDDDGMIRPYHFTPVIEHFELSAQYLTSFEFLQTSLRNKISNPATLETLATKFHQCFIEAVEGCATAARSMPYTNRSNKRNEPNRQSTISRKPRAISSRPDSGVIMDDGSDESCSIMGSSGLGHRDSVRTVRSLAPRRGSTLAPKGLREVLPAPTPPVASTTTSYPTLPLQAAAANGIDPAAAVQAWNNGVTFDQEDPTFSMPEQWMLPPATVSGPMSTQADFTTMDDSFLYQTDFAAMGHGFTGFNGR; from the exons ATGGCCGAGCAGACGCCCAATCCCGGGATCCGCGCATCGGATCCATCTCGCATTCCTCTTCACCTCCGGCGACAGAACCTGCAGCTGTGCGACAAGAACGCGCCGTGGGGCACGGATTCCGATGCGCTTCAGAACCGAAAGCGCTTCCCGGAAAGCCTTCACTTCAACCCGGCAACCTTCCGCCTCCGCTCGCGCACAGAATCcacgcgcagcagcatctcctCGGCCCATGTCCCGGACTCGGCCACCACGTGTTCCGTCTCTACGCTCGCCAGCCCGTTGAGCTCAAGTTACGCCAGCGACCTGCAAGAGCGATTCGCCAGTCATTGCATCGACTCTTCAAGGCCGTCCAGTAGgatccgccaccgccatcagCCCTCGAGCGCGACTACTTGCTCTACGTATATCAATGATGACAACGAGGCGCCGATCCTCGTCGGCTACCCTGACGTTGGTGAGAAACTGAAAGGCCTGCGggacgttggcggcgagctggactCCGCCATTCAGACGCCGTCTGTGCA TCACCTGGAGGATCCGTTcgtgaaggaggagggggacgTCGCTGTTGAAGATGCGCCGGAGTGGTCGCAGACTCTAGACCAATGCGCGTCTCCGGGTCCGTCAGACGTCGCATCGGTCGTCTCGGACGACTTCTCCGCCGAAGACGTTGACGCGATGCTGGACTTCGCGCTTCAGTCGGTTTACGGCATCGAGCTGCGGGAGGCTTCTGCGCCGACGGCAGTCATCCGCCAGCTTGCCTCCAACTTCCTCACAGATCTAGGGCAGCACATCTGGCAAAACGCATCTGACACTCGGGCAGCCCACACCATGTCTaccgccagctcgtcgaccacgcCCTCGCAAGGGACGGCTGGAGAACCTTCTCAGGGCAAACGGAAGAAGACCGCCGGCAATGAAGACGGTGGAGAGGAGTACAGCGACGGGGAGGGCTCCGGGTTCGGCCCGTCCAAGCGCCTTCGACCGAGTCCCAGAGAGGAGGAAAACCTCCGCCTCAGCTGCCCCTTTAGGAAGCGAAACCCCCATCGCTTCAATGTCCGGGACCACCATAGCTGTGCCATGACATACTTTCCAAAGTTTGCAGAGCTCAG GCAACATATCGTGAAGCAGCATAAGCGCGATGACCCGTCAGCATTCGTCTGCGATCGCTGCACGCGAGACTTCCCGAGCAGGAAAGAGCTACGCGATCACCAGCGACAGCCCAAGGAGCACATGTGTGACATATCCGACCACGACCCCGAGTCAGGCATCGACGGGCCCACTGCAATCAAGCTCGTGAGCCGAAAACGTGCCAGCGGTACTTCGCCGGAAGTTCAGTGGAGAGAGATCTGGAACATACTCTTCCcagatgacgatgatgggaTGATTCGGCCATACC ACTTCACTCCTGTCATTGAACACTTTGAACTCTCCGCGCAGTACCTGACTTCTTTCGAATTCCTTCAAACATCACTGCGCAATAAGATTTCCAACCCGGCGACGCTAGAGACGCTGGCTACAAAGTTTCACCAATGCTTCATTGAAGCTGTGGAAGGCTGCGCAACCGCCGCTCGCAGCATGCCTTACACGAACCGCAGCAACAAGAGAAACGAGCCAAATCGCCAAAGCACAATCTCGAGAAAACCGAGGGCGATCTCGTCCCGCCCAGACTCAGGTGTTATTATGGACGATGGCTCTGATGAAAGCTGCAGCATCATGGGGTCgtctggcctcggccacagGGATAGCGTCAGGACTGTCCGGAGTCTCGCGCCACGACGAGGTAGCACTCTCGCTCCGAAGGGCTTGAGAGAGGTTCTGCCGGCTCCAACCCCTCCGGTTGCTTCAACTACTACCTCGTATCCCACGTTGCCGCTGcaagctgcggcggcgaatgGAATAGACCCCGCTGCGGCCGTGCAGGCATGGAATAATGGGGTCACATTCGACCAAGAAGATCCCACGTTCTCCATGCCAGAGCAATGGATGTTGCCTCCAGCGACTGTTTCCGGCCCCATGAGCACACAAGCGGATTTTACGACCATGGACGATTCATTCTTGTACCAAACGGACTTTGCGGCAATGGGACACGGGTTTACAGGATTTAATGGACGGTGA
- a CDS encoding uncharacterized protein (TransMembrane:7 (o17-35i47-67o99-117i129-152o181-202i214-231o251-278i)~EggNog:ENOG503PDJ5) — protein sequence MDGADPAPDRGPTVLRVIWTLTPLALATAILRIFARIRNRRFGWDDIFMIIAMGCFLGWSITLTLYAQRGGLMHIEDVKTTGPDNVATVLLLNWLSQPFGIVGVAAGKISVAALLLGIIRLSDLRWHRLFLWTVPIILAALIAVACSTLTFAQCSPAAALWDKRVVGNCIDPKVMGGFGTFTGSFNTFADASLAIVPATIFWQLNNSTTAKVQLTIVFGLNILTSICSGIKTQYLVELANREDQTWATYDIFVWVTGELFLMIVCGSIPTLHIVLTWLRSAADSIESKVSSYASRKSPGSSKAKSSKNRGCEEGLDASGAHENDAELSDLPQMKVKKKTAVESTAYLPVSESLDRLVEERSIPDNNVRLGIQDPRPDSAHT from the exons atggacggcgcggacCCTGCCCCCGATCGAGGACCAACGGTCCTGAGAGTCATTTGGACTTTGACGCCGCTTGCTCTCGCCACCGCAATTCTTCGAATTTTTGCAAGAATAAGGAACAGAAGGTTCGGATGGGATGACATATTCATGATCATAGCCATG GGGTGCTTCCTCGGCTGGAGCATCACCCTAACACTATACGCCCAACGTGGAGGACTCATGCACATAGAGGATGTCAAGACGACGGGCCCCGACAATGTCGCCACAGTCTTGCTCCTCAACTGGCTCAGCCAGCCGTTCGGCATCGTcggagtcgccgccggcaagatCTCCGTGGCGGCCCTTCTCTTGGGCATCATTCGGCTCAGCGATCTGCGCTGGCATCGCCTGTTCCTCTGGACCGTGCCCATTATCCTCGCGGCACTCATTGCCGTCGCCTGTTCAACCTTGACGTTCGCACAATGctcgcctgccgcggcgctctGGGACAAAAGAGTCGTCGGAAACTGCATCGACCCCAAGGTCATGGGAGGCTTCGGAACCTTTACAGGAT CGTTCAACACATTCGCCGACGCATCGCTCGCCATTGTCCCCGCCACCATATTCTGGCAACTCAATAACAGTACTACCGCAAAGGTTCAGCTCACGATTGTGTTCGGCCTCAACATCTTGACGTCCATCTGCTCTGGTATCAAGACCCAGTATCTCGTGGAGCTGGCCAACCGCGAAGATCAGACATGGGCGACGTATGACATCTTCGTTTGGGTCACGGGCGAGCTCTTCCTCATGATCGTATGCGGTTCCATTCCGACACTGCATATCGTCCTTACCTGGCTTCGTTCGGCGGCAGACAGCATTGAGAGTAAAGTCTCGTCGTATGCATCTCGCAAATCTCCGGGCTCGTCCAAGGCAAAATCGTCGAAGAACAGAGGGTGTGAGGAGGGTCTCGACGCCAGTGGTGCTCATGAGAACGATGCGGAACTAAGCGATCTGCCGCAAATGAAGGTCAAGAAAAAGACTGCGGTCGAAAGCACAGCATACTTGCCGGTCAGCGAAAGCTTGGATCGACTTGTTGAGGAGAGGAGCATACCGGACAACAACGTGCGACTGGGCATTCAAGATCCTCGGCCAGATTCGGCCCATACCTGA